The genomic segment CATCCTTACGTGCAACTGCTGATTGATTTGATCCCGGTGCCCGATCCCATTCAGAGATGGAATACGAACCTGGTTTTGTCTTTCTGCATGGAGCTCATTTGGAAAAAGCTGAGCTGCGCGATGCGAATTTGGAGGGCGCGAACCTAGAGGGGGCCATCCTGGTGCGAGCCGAT from the Anaerolineae bacterium genome contains:
- a CDS encoding pentapeptide repeat-containing protein; translation: MEYEPGFVFLHGAHLEKAELRDANLEGANLEGAILVRAD